The Streptomyces armeniacus genomic interval GAGCAGCAGCCGGCGCACGGGCCGGCGGCGTTTGCGCCGGCGCGAGCGGGGGCGTCTGGGCGGTGGCCGCAGCGGCGTGGAGCGCTCCTCCGCGCCGCGCCACGGCGGCCCGTACGGGTCCGGCCGTCCGCCCGCTCCCGGCACGGACCGCACGGGACCCGCGCGCTCCGCGCCGTGGGTACGCAGGTGTTCCCCCTGCCCGGTGGGCGGGGTGCCGTCGACGACCCACTGGTCAGACGGGTCCTTCACGGTCGACTCCCCTCTTGCGTCCGGTCACTTGGACAGCGCCCCCGCCGTCCGTCTGGTCTGGTCCCCCCCGTTGAGGTGCTGGTCGCTGGTGCCGGCACGGAGCATGCGGTGCCACTTCAGCCGGGTGCCGAGCAGGGCGGTGATCACGGACTGGATGACCACCAGGTAGAGCAGCTGCCGGTAGACGAACAGCTGGAGCGGCAGCGTCCACAGCTCCCGCAGCCGCTCCCCGTCGAGGCGCAGCGCGTACCCGGCGGTGATCAGCTGCACGGCGAGGAAGCCCAGCCACACGAGCAGCGCCTGGGTGGGGTCGCGGAAGAACACGCCGTACAGCGCGAAGACGTCCACGACCGGCGCGATCAGCGGCAACAGGATCTGGAACAGCGCCAGATACGTCAGCCCGCGCCGCCCGAAGCGGCCCGCCGGGCCCATCTCCGCCACGGCCCTGCGGTGCTTCCACATCGACTGCAGGGTGCCGTAGCACCAGCGGTAGCGCTGGCGCCACAACTGGCGGAGGGTGCTGGGCACTTCGGTCCAGGCGACGGCCGACTCCTCGTAGACGACCCGCCAGCCGGCCCGCCACAGCGCCATCGTGAGGTCGGTGTCCTCCGCGAGGGTGTCCTCGCTGACGCCGCCGATGCCCATGAGGGCGTCGCGCCGGAACGCCCCGATGGCGCCGGGCACCGTCGGCATGCACTCCAGGACCTCGAACATGCGCCGGTCCAGGTTGAAGCCGATCACGTACTCGAGGTGCTGCCAGCGCCCCAGCAGATGGCGCCGGTTGCCGACCTTGGTGTTGCCGCTGACCGCGCCGACGGCGGGGTGGGCGAGCGGCTGCACCAGGCGGTAGAGGGCGTCGGGCTCGAAGACGGTGTCTGCGTCGACCATCACCACGATGCTGTGCCGGGCGTGCGCGAGGCCGGTGTTGAGCGCCCTGGGCTTGCCGCCGTTGGGCTGCCGTACGAGCGTCACGCGGCGATCGCCGAGCTCCTCGACGAGTTCGGCCGTACGGTCCGTGGAGCCGTCGTCGACCACGACGATCTGGAGCCGTGGGTACCGGGAGGCGAGCAGGGAGCGCACGGTGGCGACGATGCCCGCCTCCTCGTTGTGTGCGGGCACGAGCACCGTCACCGGCTCCATGACCTCACGCAGCCGCGGCGTGCCCGCACGGTGGCGGTCGACGCGGCGCACGTGCGCGCGGGCGTACAGGGCCAGCAGCACCAGACGCAGCACACCGAGCGCGCCGGCGATCCCGAGCACCCAGGCCATCGCGCGGGTGAAGGCGTGCCCGAGCGTCTGCGCCCACAGCAGGCCCTCGCCCTTGAGCCGTTCGGCCAGCGGCGCCGACGTGGCGAGCGTCGGCCGGCCGAGCCCCGCGGTGACGGTCGTGAACTTGTCGACGCGGGGGTTGTTCAGCAGCGCCCGCGCCTCCCGGTAGCCGAGGTCGGTGTGGCTGTACTGCCGTATCACTCCCTCCGACGGTCTTCGGGACTTGTGGTCGGAGGCCACCAGCAGATAGCCCTGCGCGGCCGCGCGCTTGGCGGCCCGCCACTCGGCGCCGCACAGCGTGTCGGCCGTGGTGGTGTGCGGCAGCCGCAGCAGGCGGGTGTTGACGCCCGCGGCGCCCGCCAGGGCGGTCTGCGTGAGCGACAGCTCCAGCCGGGACCGTACGGTGGACGAGGTGCCCAGGTCACCGCCGGTGTAGGTGTACGAGCCGATCTCGTGCCCCTCGGCCCTGATCCTGCGGACGATCTCAGGATGGCGCGCGGCCCGCGCCCCGTAGAGCATGAACGTCGCCTGCGCGTCGTGCTCGCGCAGCAGGTCGAGCAGGCGCGGCGTCCACGTCGGGTCGGGCCCGCCGTTGAACGTGAGCGCGGCCGTACGCGGCGGCATGCCCGCGGTCTCGACGCGGTCGCCGGTGATACGCAGCACCGGCCGCCCGTCGTCAGCCGCCCGCGGGATGGGCTCGGTGCACGGGCGTTTGGAGCGTGCGGCATCCACCTCGTGGGTGGTCCAGCCCTCGAAGAGCAGCGCCGTCGTGACGACGGGCAGTACGAGGAACAGCAGGACCCAGTGTCCGCGAGGTGGTGGCCGCAGTGCGTGCCGGGGGCTCACCGCTCGCCTTGCGGCGGGGCGGTCCGGTCCGTGGGGCGGTGCTCCGGCGGGCCCGTGGGGGCGTGCCCGCCGTCGGGGGTGTGTGCGCCGTCAGGGTCCTCCGTGCGCTGGGGGCGCTCCGTTCCGTTGCGGTTGCGTGCGCGGTCCGAGTCGTTGTCGTCGAGCCGGGAGTCGTGGCGTGCGTTGCTGGTCGGCAGCGGTTCGCTGATCTTCGGCGGTGCCTTGCCCGCGGGCTGCTGCAGTGCATGGAAGACAAGGGTGAGGAAGACCAGATATCCGGCACATGCGCAGCCGAGAACGGCCGCGAAGGACCGGAGGAGCCGTCGGCGCCGGCCCGAACGCTCGATGAAGACAGGGCGGTTGCGGCGACCGAGCCGCCTGCCCGGGCTCACGCCGCGCACGGTGCAGGGGCGGTGTCCCTTCTGCCGGAGGGGAGACTTCGCGGGCGGGCCCGGCGGGTGGTGCTGTGATCGCGTATGGAGGTGTGGGGGGTGGTCGCGCTGAACACGGGTGCTCCTGTGGGGGGAGGCTGTGGGGGGTTGTGTCGCTCTGTAGTTCTTGAGTGACGGGAGTACCGCACGGCGACGATACGGCGCAACTGTGACGTCATGTGATCGTTCTTGGTTCCTTCGCGTTACCTTCGGCTTGAACTCGACCCTCGCCCCTCGACCCGCCGCGTGACGTTGACGCCGGGCGTCTGTCGGGCACGGCGGGGGAGACGCTGCCCGGACACTGAGGACAGTGCCTGGGAAAGCGTTTTCTCCTGACTCCACGTTCTGTTCCCGTGAGTTGCGCGAAGGAACCGCCGGGACGGGGATCCCGCGGCGGTCGCGTGCCCGGCTGCAACTGCCCGGCGCGGTCCATGAATTCGCAGGCCAATCGCGTACGCGCGGACGCTGGCCCGGACGTGGGGCGGCCGGAGCCGGGTCCGTACATCGCGTACGCACCCCTCGACAAGTTCCTTCACCTCCGCGTAGCTTGCGTGGCAAGCGGTTTCTCGCTCGTGCCCGCAGTCGCCCGACCGGAGGCCAAGGAACTCGTGACCGCGCACAGCCCGATCGACCAGAATCCGACGGCCCCGCTGCCCGCCGCGAGCACCGCCCCCGGCCCCGGCGTCGTGCCCGAGTTCGCGCCGCCGCCCGCCGGCCGGCCGCGGCGCCGCTACGCGGTCGCCGGCACCGGGCACCGCGCCGGGATGTACGTCGCCGCCGTCACCGGCGAGCACGCCGACGTCGCGGAGCTCGTCGCCTGGCTGGACCCCAACCCCGTACGCATCGACCACTACGACGCGCAGGTCGGCCACGCCCTCGGCGCCAACGCCCCCGCGCGGCTGCCCCGTTACGCCCCTGACAGCCTCGAGCGCATGATCGGCGAGCAGTCCGTCGACACGGTGATCGTCACCAGCGTCGACCGCACCCACGCGGAGCTCATCGACCGGGCCCTGCGCGCCGGTGCCGACGTCGTCGTGGAGAAGCCCCTCGCCACCGACGCCGCCGGATGCAGGCGCATCACCCGGGCCGTCGCGGAGACCGGCCGCGATGTCGTCATGACGTTCAACTACCGCTACGCCCCGCGGAATTCGACGCTGCGCCGGGTCATCGCCGACGGCGCCGTCGGCGAGG includes:
- a CDS encoding bifunctional polysaccharide deacetylase/glycosyltransferase family 2 protein, whose amino-acid sequence is MSPRHALRPPPRGHWVLLFLVLPVVTTALLFEGWTTHEVDAARSKRPCTEPIPRAADDGRPVLRITGDRVETAGMPPRTAALTFNGGPDPTWTPRLLDLLREHDAQATFMLYGARAARHPEIVRRIRAEGHEIGSYTYTGGDLGTSSTVRSRLELSLTQTALAGAAGVNTRLLRLPHTTTADTLCGAEWRAAKRAAAQGYLLVASDHKSRRPSEGVIRQYSHTDLGYREARALLNNPRVDKFTTVTAGLGRPTLATSAPLAERLKGEGLLWAQTLGHAFTRAMAWVLGIAGALGVLRLVLLALYARAHVRRVDRHRAGTPRLREVMEPVTVLVPAHNEEAGIVATVRSLLASRYPRLQIVVVDDGSTDRTAELVEELGDRRVTLVRQPNGGKPRALNTGLAHARHSIVVMVDADTVFEPDALYRLVQPLAHPAVGAVSGNTKVGNRRHLLGRWQHLEYVIGFNLDRRMFEVLECMPTVPGAIGAFRRDALMGIGGVSEDTLAEDTDLTMALWRAGWRVVYEESAVAWTEVPSTLRQLWRQRYRWCYGTLQSMWKHRRAVAEMGPAGRFGRRGLTYLALFQILLPLIAPVVDVFALYGVFFRDPTQALLVWLGFLAVQLITAGYALRLDGERLRELWTLPLQLFVYRQLLYLVVIQSVITALLGTRLKWHRMLRAGTSDQHLNGGDQTRRTAGALSK